gtctgtactcgttggagtttagaaggatgagggaggatcttattgaaacttacaggatactgcgaggcctggatagagtggacgtggagaggatgtttccactagtaggaaaaactagaaccagagggcacaacctcaggctaaagtgacgatccttttaaaacagagatgaggaggaatttcttcagccagagagtggtgaatctgtggaactctttgccgcagaaggctgtgaccaggtcattgagagtctttaagacagagatagataggttcttgattaataaggggatcaacagttatggggaaaaggcagaatggggatgagaaaaatatcagccatgattgaatggcggagcagactcgatgggccgagtggcctaattctgctcctatgtcttatggtcttatgcaatTCTCTCAAAGAAAGaagttaattaatttaaaatcaGGGATAGGTTTTTGTTAGCTAAGAATATTAAGGGATTTGGAGTATCAGATTCAAACTATCATATGGCAAACTCATGCTCTAATTATTTAAAAAGGCTCTCAGCCTCTACCTGAGGAATCGATCCCTCTCAGAATTTTATACTTTCCAAAGCGATCACCTGTTTTGCTATTTGATgtgttctctctcgctctctctgtgagtgctcCATCTCTGACTGGTTTGAGTTCTTGCTCTTGGAGCTGCTGATGGTTAACATATACTCTCCTTGTTCACAGTATGTAATAGCTACATATACATCCATTGCTGCAATTTGTTTATTCTTCAAACTGAGATCCAAGAAGAAAGCACCAGCAGCAATCACAGAAAAGAAATGATGTGGTGAGGAATTCATTGTTTActctgtgctgaacctgtcctgggagtgtttgatggggacagtgtagagagaactttactctgtatctaaccccgtgctgtacctgtcctgggagtgtttgatgggggacagtgtagagggagctttactctgtatctaaccccgtgctgtacctgtcctgggagtgtttgatggggacagtgtagagggagctttactcagtatctaaccccgtgctgtacctgtcctgggagtgtttg
Above is a genomic segment from Mustelus asterias chromosome 11, sMusAst1.hap1.1, whole genome shotgun sequence containing:
- the atp5md gene encoding ATP synthase F(0) complex subunit k, mitochondrial, with the translated sequence MAGHDASSQHQFTGFQKYFNAYTITGRRNYVIATYTSIAAICLFFKLRSKKKAPAAITEKK